The Urocitellus parryii isolate mUroPar1 chromosome 6, mUroPar1.hap1, whole genome shotgun sequence genome includes a window with the following:
- the Slc32a1 gene encoding vesicular inhibitory amino acid transporter, with the protein MATLLRSKLSNVATSVSNKSQAKVSGMFARMGFQAATDEEAVGFAHCDDLDFEHRQGLQMDILKTEGEPCGDEGAEPPVEGDIHYQRGGGAPLPPSGSKDQAVGAGGEFGGHDKPKITAWEAGWNVTNAIQGMFVLGLPYAILHGGYLGLFLIIFAAVVCCYTGKILIACLYEENEDGEVVRVRDSYVAIANACCAPRFPTLGGRVVNVAQIIELVMTCILYVVVSGNLMYNSFPGLPVSQKSWSIIATAVLLPCAFLKNLKAVSKFSLLCTLAHFVINILVIAYCLSRARDWAWEKVKFYIDVKKFPISIGIIVFSYTSQIFLPSLEGNMQQPSEFHCMMNWTHIAACVLKGLFALVAYLTWADETKEVITDNLPGSIRAVVNIFLVAKALLSYPLPFFAAVEVLEKSLFQEGSRAFFPACYGGDGRLKSWGLTLRCALVVFTLLMAIYVPHFALLMGLTGSLTGAGLCFLLPSLFHLRLLWRKLLWHQVFFDVAIFVIGGICSVSGFVHSLEGLIEAYRTNAED; encoded by the exons ATGGCCACTCTGCTCCGCAGCAAGCTGTCCAATGTGGCCACATCCGTGTCCAACAAGTCCCAGGCCAAGGTGAGTGGCATGTTTGCCAGGATGGGTTTTCAGGCGGCCACGGACGAGGAGGCCGTGGGCTTCGCGCACTGCGACGACCTAGACTTTGAGCACCGTCAAGGCCTGCAGATGGACATCCTGAAAACCGAAGGCGAGCCCTGTGGGGACGAGGGCGCCGAACCGCCCGTCGAGGGAGACATCCACTACCAACGCGGCGGCGGCGCTCCGCTGCCGCCCTCAGGCTCTAAGGACCAGGCAGTAGGGGCTGGTGGAGAGTTCGGGGGTCATGACAAACCCAAGATCACGGCGTGGGAAGCGGGCTGGAACGTGACCAACGCCATTCAG GGCATGTTCGTGCTGGGCCTACCCTACGCTATCCTACACGGCGGTTACCTGGGGTTGTTCCTCATCATCTTCGCCGCGGTGGTGTGCTGTTACACCGGCAAGATCCTCATCGCGTGCCTGTATGAAGAAAACGAGGACGGCGAGGTTGTGCGAGTGCGGGACTCCTACGTGGCCATAGCCAACGCATGCTGCGCGCCGCGCTTCCCCACACTCGGCGGCCGCGTGGTCAACGTGGCGCAGATCATTGAGCTGGTGATGACTTGCATCCTTTATGTGGTGGTGAGCGGCAACCTCATGTACAACAGCTTCCCGGGGCTGCCCGTGTCGCAGAAGTCCTGGTCTATCATTGCCACAGCCGTGCTGCTGCCCTGCGCTTTCCTGAAGAACCTCAAGGCTGTGTCCAAATTCAGTCTACTGTGCACTCTGGCCCACTTCGTCATCAATATCCTGGTCATAGCTTATTGCCTATCGCGAGCGCGTGACTGGGCCTGGGAGAAGGTCAAGTTCTATATTGATGTCAAGAAGTTTCCCATCTCCATTGGCATCATCGTGTTCAGCTACACGTCGCAGATTTTCCTGCCTTCGCTCGAGGGCAACATGCAGCAGCCCAGCGAGTTTCACTGCATGATGAACTGGACGCACATCGCCGCCTGCGTGCTCAAGGGCCTCTTCGCGCTGGTCGCCTACCTCACCTGGGCCGACGAGACCAAGGAGGTCATTACGGATAACCTGCCCGGCTCCATCCGCGCTGTGGTCAACATCTTTCTGGTGGCCAAGGCGCTCTTGTCCTACCCGCTGCCCTTCTTCGCTGCTGTCGAGGTGCTGGAGAAGTCGCTCTTCCAAGAAGGCAGCCGTGCCTTCTTCCCGGCCTGCTACGGAGGCGACGGGCGCCTCAAGTCTTGGGGGCTGACGCTGCGCTGCGCGCTTGTCGTCTTCACTCTGCTCATGGCCATCTATGTGCCACACTTCGCTCTGCTCATGGGCCTCACCGGTAGCCTCACGGGCGCcggcctctgcttcctgctgcccaGCCTCTTCCACCTGCGCCTGCTCTGGCGCAAGCTGCTGTGGCACCAAGTCTTCTTCGACGTCGCCATCTTCGTCATCGGTGGCATCTGCAGTGTGTCTGGCTTCGTGCATTCCCTCGAGGGCCTCATCGAGGCCTACCGAACCAACGCGGAGGACTAG